atttaatttatttattatacagCAACAGCAgttgaaaaaaaggaaaaaagatggGCTATGAAAACCCCACCAGTCCACCTCTAAATCACAAATTGCGCAACTAAACCCACAagtctagagagagagagagaagagttctaatagagagagaaaaaatggCGAGATTGACGGTGCTGATTGCTGCGGTGATACTTGCTTTTCTAGTGGCAATGCCGGTGCCGGAAGTAACGGCCAAGAAGTATACAGTCGGAGACAACAAGTTTTGGAATCCAAACATTAACTATACCATATGGGCTCAGGGAAAGCATTTCTACCTCGGTGACTGGCTCTGTATGctctctctccctcttctctACTTTTCTCTCGCATCTGTTTACAttagatctgtttttttttaaatggtctTTGCTATAACTCTAGTGATAATTTCAAAAGATTTCAAACTTTTTACCAAAGTTCTTGGCTTTCTGAATTTCGAACAATGCCATTTAAGGCTcatcagttttgtttttttttttttttcataaatgttTACTGATTGGTCCAGATCTGGTTTCCCATAAACAGTAACATTTCTTTGTCACACTTTTGAAATCTTTAATCAGACATTACCAAATAGCTCAAATTCAAATAATgggcttttttttttgctttttctgATATGATGTCAGATTTCGTGTTCGACAGAAACCAACACAACATTCTCGAAGTAAACAAGACCGACTACGAAAACTGCAACTCCGACCATCCTCTCGTAAACTGGACACGTGGAGCTGGGAGAGACGTTGTCCCTCTCAACGTGACCAAACACTACTATCTTCTCGACGGAAAGGGTGGCTGTTATGGAGGCATGAAGCTCGCTGTTAAAGTCGAGAAGCTTCCTCCTCCGCCAAAATCTGCACCTGTCAAGAACATTGGATCAGTTTCAGTGGTCACAGGTCTCGCTCAGTTCATGATTCCGTTTGCCCTGTTAAGGATGTGGTAAGTGACACCAATCTCACAGTTATTTGGATCCAATCCGATGTaagaaaaaaacctaaaattctTTTCAGGGAAAGCATTTAAATTAGAAAGTCCAATCAGTTaagtttatttttgtaatgTTTGGTTTGTAAcctttttatttggttttgtttgtgtCTTTGAATCAATTGTCTAAAAAAGCGCTGTACTTGATTTATTTGCTGAAATTAATTGTTGAACAAAGAGAGTGTATTATCTGGATCATGTgtgaatgaaaatatataaaaatataaatttttaatataatttcgtATTTTTGGCTTATCTGTTCCATGTGAGTATATCTGAGATTGTACGTAATTCCAGTATTGAAATCCAACCACCACATGTCCCTTTTCGTAAACCTGTCAATGACTCAAATCTATTACCAAATAGATTGAAATTAATATGTTTCAAGTATGAAACAAAAGAACAATATTTAGTTACGTGTATCTATGTAATGTgtgtttttgtattttgtatggAGGGGATGTAAGTAGATTTCACATGGACCCCCTAAATGAATatgaaatgatgatgatgactggTGGGGACGTCGAGAATTCTAGATTGATAATATAACGAAGATTCtggacaatctttttttttgggctgCATGCACTTTAGCCAGGAATAAAGGCCCATTAAGGCCCGTTACGTGAAAGTTTGATGCAAGGAATATTTTTTCCCGGGAAAATTGAACAGAAGACCAAAAGTTCGAACCGTTGTCTGCAAAGATTCCATCAGTTGCTGGAATTGAGAggctagaaaataaaaaaaacgaacatttgatcattttattacCTTATGAAATGCTTATCGAATCAAAAAGTTCGTTTCATTCTCCGACAGTGTGCGCAGCACCGCTCGTTGCTCCGTTCCGGCAAGGAGCTGCACGGCGTTTTGACTACTTCTGGATTGAAGAAAGCTCCGAGGTCTTACCTTAGCAACTCGCTCTTTCAGTTCTACGCTGCGTCCGGTGATAAGGCTACTGCTCAGAAGGTGTTCGACGAAATTCCTCTGACAGAAAAAGACAATGTGGATTGGACCACTTTGCTGTCCTCTCTTTCCCGGTGCGGATACTTGGTTGATTCTATGAAGCTCTTCGTGGAGATGAGAAGGAAAAGAGTAGAGATCGATGACGTGGCTGCGGTCTGCTTTTTTGGCGTGTGTGCCAAGCTAGAAGATCTTGGTTTCGGTGAACAAGGACATGGGTTTGCTGCAAAGACGGGACTTTTGACTAGCGTAAAGGTTTGTAATGCTCTTATGGATATGTATGGAAAATGTGGGTTTGTGGGTGAAGTCAGACGCTTATTCGAGACGTTAGAGGAGAAGAGTGTTGTCTCATGGACGGTGGTTTTGGACGCGGTTGTGAAATGGGAAGGGTTGGAGAATGGAAGAGAGGTTTTCGATGGAATGCCTGAGAGGAACGCTGTTGCTTGGACGGTTATGGTTGCTGGGTATGTGGGAGGTGGGTTTACAGGTGAAGCATTGGAGCTTCTGGAGGAGATGGTGTTTAAATGTGGGTATGGTTTGAATTTCGTCACCCTTTGCTCGGTGCTATCGGCTTGTGCGCGATCAGGAAACCTGGTTATCGGAAGATGGGTTCATGTTTATGCGTTGAagatggaggaggaggaagagagttgtAATGATCATGTCATGGTGGGAACGGCATTGGTTGATATGTATGCCAAATGCGGAGACATAGACTCTTCCATTAAAGTCTTCAGATCTATGCGGAAGAGGAATGTGGTGACGTGGAACGCTTTGTTTAGTGGGTTAGCGATGCACGGGAAAGGTAAGACGGTGATTGACATGTTCCAAGAGATGGTAAGAGAGGTGAAGCGGCCAGATAACTTAACTTTCAGTGCTGTCTTAAGTGCTTGCAGCCACTCCGGGTTGGTAGAAGAAGGGTGGCAGTGTTTCCACAGGCTTAGATCCCATGGTTTGGAACCTAAGGTTGAACATTACGCATGTATGGTTGATCTTTTGGGGCGAGCTGGTCGTGTTGAAGAAGCAGAGATGTTGATGAGGGGAATGACAGTGCCTCCAAATGAAGTCGTCCTCGGTTCGCTTCTAGGCTCGTGTAGCGTCCATGGGAAGCTGGAGATAGCCGAACGGGTTAAAAGAGAGCTTGTTGAGATGAGTCCAGGCAACATGGGATACCAAATAGTTTTATCCAACATGTACGCTGCAGAAGGAAGGAGTGACGTTGTAGATAGGTTAAGAGGAAGTATGAGAAACAGAGGAATCAGGAAGATACCTGGTATGAGTTCAATTCACTTGAACGGCTCAGTTCATCGGTTTATCGCGGGAGATAGATCACACCCGAGAACGAAAGAGATTTACTTGAAGTTGACTGAAGTGATTGAACGGATTAGATCAGGTGGTTATGTCCCTCATGTTCCTCCCTCGGAGGTTGACTTGGAGGACAAAGAGCAGGCTTTGAGCTGCCACAGTGAGAAACTTGCAGTCTGTTTCGGGCTTCTAGTAACTAAACCGAGGACAACTCTTTATGTATTCAAGAATCTGAGGATATGTCAGGATTGTCATTCAGCTATGAAGATTATATCAATGGTTTATGACCGAGAAATCATCATCAGAGATAGAAATAGATTTCATCAGTTCAAAGGAGGCTCTTGTTCTTGTTCCGATTACTGGTGAACATATCAAACGGCTGTACAATGTATCGATTCTTGATTGTAAACCAATTTGCAAAATGAGACAAGGTTGAGACAATGAAGAACAAAATTATTGAAGATCTTATAAAGTGCTGTTCTTCTACAATTCGGAAGCATTACAAAAGCTGTGAGCTGTAAAATGTAAAGAAACCTAAACAGGGATCCGGACAGGTGTTGAAATGTGTTAATATACTTTAGGACACGTCAGGGTGATAAGAAGAAGCAAAATCTTGATCACAAGGAGGCATGGTCCTCTTCTAAATCAAGGGGAAGGTCCATTGTCTTCCTTCTCTGATTCATCTTTGCTCTGCAGATTCTCAGAGTTTGGAGAGTTCTCAGCTGTCACCGTCTCATCATCCTCGTTCTTGAGAAGCGAAGAGAATGATAGAGGATTGTAGGTCGAGCTGGCCTTTTGCAACCCTCTTATTGCTCTCATTGCAGCGAGTGTGCTCCTGTATATATCAAGATTTTCATCTCCAAGAGTTGAAGAAGTCTGAGCAGAGATCCTTGGTGAGTTGTTTTGATGCGAGGTTGAGACTGCGTTGGAAGAAGACTCCACAACTTCGGCTTCTGATGGGAAGAGAAGCTCAAGATTGGCCTCGCATTCACGGACCAACCTGGTAAGTGGCTCAGTAGTGAAGAAGGGTTGATGGAGAACCACCTGTGTGAAAGGCAAACGAAGAAGTCCTCCTGTCCTCTTATCGTacttcttcaaaattttgacaAGTCCTGCAAAGTTTAGGGAGCTGTAGTTTTTAAGGAGCACCATCTCGCCATGAATACTGACAAGGTCTCTGCGAATATCCATCATCTCTTCACTGAACTCGCTTTCTGATGCGAACTCCCCATTCTTGCAGTTCTTCTCCTTAATCTTCTCGATTCTTTCCTTCAGCTCCTGTTTACAAAACAGATTAATAACACACTGATGAACCTAATAAAACACACGATTCAATTAAAGCTTAAGATGAACCACATGCATGAAAACTAGTGTGTTCAAAACAAGACCATAAAAAGCCTCTGCACTACTAGTGAACTAAAATTAGAAGCCCATCTTCTAGAAACTCAAATTGATTATTACAAGACTCGAAAGTCCTGTCCTTTAGACACGAATCAGAGATACAGAATCTACATGGATCATCGCTAGAACTattaggtttcagttctttACCTAAGATTCAAGATTAATCACCCTAAAGTTATAAACTTTGGAATGTCGATTCAATTCTACATACTCAATTAAAACTTAATCAGATAGAATAAGCGGAGGAGATTCAGACAAAACCTGTAATCTGATGACAAAGTCTTCTTCTTTATCAACGTAAAAGTCGTTAAACTTGTCAAGCTCCTCATTCAATATCCTCACGAACGAGCCCTGGAGATCCTCCGCGGCCCTTACACCGTCGTCTTCCGCGGAAGATAAGTTGGTTGTGTCGGCAAAGACCTGACGAGAGTCGATCTGAT
This genomic stretch from Brassica napus cultivar Da-Ae chromosome C9, Da-Ae, whole genome shotgun sequence harbors:
- the LOC106424647 gene encoding lamin-like protein, with the protein product MARLTVLIAAVILAFLVAMPVPEVTAKKYTVGDNKFWNPNINYTIWAQGKHFYLGDWLYFVFDRNQHNILEVNKTDYENCNSDHPLVNWTRGAGRDVVPLNVTKHYYLLDGKGGCYGGMKLAVKVEKLPPPPKSAPVKNIGSVSVVTGLAQFMIPFALLRMW
- the LOC106424739 gene encoding pentatricopeptide repeat-containing protein At5g15340, mitochondrial-like, with translation MKCLSNQKVRFILRQCAQHRSLLRSGKELHGVLTTSGLKKAPRSYLSNSLFQFYAASGDKATAQKVFDEIPLTEKDNVDWTTLLSSLSRCGYLVDSMKLFVEMRRKRVEIDDVAAVCFFGVCAKLEDLGFGEQGHGFAAKTGLLTSVKVCNALMDMYGKCGFVGEVRRLFETLEEKSVVSWTVVLDAVVKWEGLENGREVFDGMPERNAVAWTVMVAGYVGGGFTGEALELLEEMVFKCGYGLNFVTLCSVLSACARSGNLVIGRWVHVYALKMEEEEESCNDHVMVGTALVDMYAKCGDIDSSIKVFRSMRKRNVVTWNALFSGLAMHGKGKTVIDMFQEMVREVKRPDNLTFSAVLSACSHSGLVEEGWQCFHRLRSHGLEPKVEHYACMVDLLGRAGRVEEAEMLMRGMTVPPNEVVLGSLLGSCSVHGKLEIAERVKRELVEMSPGNMGYQIVLSNMYAAEGRSDVVDRLRGSMRNRGIRKIPGMSSIHLNGSVHRFIAGDRSHPRTKEIYLKLTEVIERIRSGGYVPHVPPSEVDLEDKEQALSCHSEKLAVCFGLLVTKPRTTLYVFKNLRICQDCHSAMKIISMVYDREIIIRDRNRFHQFKGGSCSCSDYW
- the LOC106424773 gene encoding SPX domain-containing protein 4-like; translation: MKFGKEFRTHLEETLPEWRDKFLCYKPLKKLLKYYPYPPPADDSSNSDQIDSRQVFADTTNLSSAEDDGVRAAEDLQGSFVRILNEELDKFNDFYVDKEEDFVIRLQELKERIEKIKEKNCKNGEFASESEFSEEMMDIRRDLVSIHGEMVLLKNYSSLNFAGLVKILKKYDKRTGGLLRLPFTQVVLHQPFFTTEPLTRLVRECEANLELLFPSEAEVVESSSNAVSTSHQNNSPRISAQTSSTLGDENLDIYRSTLAAMRAIRGLQKASSTYNPLSFSSLLKNEDDETVTAENSPNSENLQSKDESEKEDNGPSP